A window of Halomonas sp. GFAJ-1 contains these coding sequences:
- a CDS encoding esterase: MASSSVSYSRLTNLNEFGNNPGSLHADIYIPKNFSKNGPLVVVLHGSTQSAEGYDRGSGWSELADECGIALLYPGQRKTNNPLSSFNWFKSGDTRRGSGEPLSIFHMIEQVVEDHAIDPLRVFITGMSSGGAMASVMLATYPEVFAGGAIIAGLPYRSADNLMEAMVRMKGVGGPSDSRLNSLVRGASTFEGPWPTISVWHGGSDSTVDNANADAIVRQWQAIHQVEGPPTRVEDVVGFPRLVWCNEAGQEGIEEYIIGGMGHGTPIMASGEKGLGEEDKYMLEVGISSIRHIAYFWGLS, translated from the coding sequence ATGGCGTCATCTTCAGTTAGCTACAGCCGTCTAACCAACTTGAATGAATTCGGCAATAACCCCGGGTCGTTGCACGCGGATATCTATATCCCCAAGAACTTTTCCAAGAACGGACCGCTCGTTGTCGTGCTACACGGCAGCACTCAGTCGGCAGAGGGCTATGACCGCGGTTCAGGCTGGTCAGAACTCGCCGACGAATGCGGGATAGCGCTCCTGTATCCCGGACAAAGAAAAACCAATAACCCCCTTAGTAGCTTCAACTGGTTCAAGTCTGGCGACACCCGCCGTGGCAGCGGCGAACCACTCTCTATCTTTCATATGATTGAGCAGGTCGTTGAGGATCACGCCATCGACCCGCTGCGCGTATTTATCACGGGGATGTCCTCAGGAGGCGCCATGGCATCTGTCATGCTGGCAACCTACCCAGAGGTGTTTGCGGGAGGCGCGATCATCGCCGGGTTACCCTACCGAAGCGCGGACAACCTGATGGAAGCGATGGTGCGCATGAAAGGGGTTGGTGGTCCGTCAGACAGTAGGCTCAACTCCCTTGTGCGCGGCGCCTCGACCTTCGAAGGCCCCTGGCCAACGATTTCGGTTTGGCATGGCGGCAGTGATTCAACTGTCGACAACGCTAATGCCGACGCCATCGTCCGGCAGTGGCAGGCTATTCACCAGGTTGAAGGCCCACCGACACGGGTCGAAGACGTCGTCGGCTTCCCTCGGCTGGTCTGGTGCAACGAGGCGGGGCAGGAGGGCATCGAAGAGTACATCATCGGAGGTATGGGTCACGGCACGCCTATCATGGCCAGTGGCGAGAAGGGGCTTGGGGAAGAAGACAAGTACATGCTGGAAGTCGGCATTTCCTCAATCCGTCACATAGCATATTTCTGGGGACTTTCTTGA